A genomic segment from Cyprinus carpio isolate SPL01 chromosome A22, ASM1834038v1, whole genome shotgun sequence encodes:
- the LOC109057492 gene encoding mesencephalic astrocyte-derived neurotrophic factor-like, translating to MIYLSGLSVALVLALVPSCTEALKEGECEVCVGFLERFHQTLQDNDVKFDSDSIEKALLKSCKEAKGKENRFCYYIGATSDAATKIINEVSKPMSYHVPVEKICEKLKKKDSQICELKYDKQVDLSSVDLKKLKVKDLKKILEEWGESCKGCAEKSDFIRKINELMPKYAPNAAKARTDL from the exons ATGATATATTTGAGTGGGCTTTCTGTGGCACTGGTCCTGGCGCTGGTGCCGAGCTGCACTGAGGCGCTGAAGGAAGGAGAGTGTGAAG TCTGTGTGGGTTTCCTGGAGCGGTTTCACCAGACACTTCAAGACAATGACGTCAAGTTCGACAGCGACTCCATCGAAAAGGCTCTTCTAAAATCTTGCAAAGAGGCCAAAGGAAAAGAAAACCGATTT TGTTATTATATCGGGGCAACAAGTGATGCAGCAACAAAAATAATCAACGAAGTTTCCAAACCGATGAGTTACCACGTGCCAGTGGAAAAGATCTGTGAAAAGCTCAAAAAGAAGGACAGTCAGATCTGTGAACTGAAATATG aTAAACAGGTTGACTTGAGCTCCGTCGACTTGAAGAAGTTGAAGGTGAAAGATCTGAAGAAAATTTTGGAGGAATGGGGCGAATCCTGCAAGGGGTGCGCGGAGAAATCGGACTTCATCCGCAAGATCAATGAGCTGATGCCCAAGTATGCGCCTAATGCGGCCAAGGCAAGGACAGATTTGTAA
- the LOC109057480 gene encoding putative RNA-binding protein 15B produces the protein MKRQAERDASPSRTLAKRVRERDREREPNPPLALLLAESRAYHKRSRSREREKPRVREERESLHHRPHHELGLLGRAPLRTTAVLPKGKTPSADAVGARLEYKTLLISNLGSQLSDEHVEDGLFHEFKKFGDVSVKLSHTPELGRVAYVNFRHTENAREARHAKTRLVLYDRPLKVEPMYMRRRSVTPPDVSYVSLHSAAYTYRQRSLSPGAGSSALRDMRPRHYVDGMGLSRDRVLDYYSALEERSRVFAYQLPEEDLKPEDDQRATRNLFIGNLDHNISEVELRQGFDKYGIIEEVVIKRPARGQGGAYAFLKFQNLDMAHRAKVAMQGRMINGNPIKIGYGKANPTTRLWVGGLAPNTSLAALAREFDRFGSIRTIDYVKGDNFAYIHYESLDAAQAACAQMRGFPLGGPNRRLRVDFAKAEETRAYPQQYQPPLLPPPHYELLADGFGRHHSLERELRARARSPSHPLFAERERERLSDRDWSPPKGLERRANPEAFGRVRQRSRSRSRSRERWVKERELERGKNWEERRKRRSLSPIDRPAEERGRSKLKGGAPSTPEDSPDRGRGRLPDSTSEPLDHTPDISRHSSDERPAQDEPLHPRKDERDRNHHKNESNPDSQTDKSKTDSKKPSTLSEYAQTLSRVWHGSLVLKNSCFPTNMHMLEGGVNFLHALMRDNQAGGSKITQLKIAQRLRLDQPKLDEVTRRIKLGSPDGYAVLLAVQGPMDRDAPPPESGLQQRLLRNLVTYLRNKQAAGVIGLPLGGPKEREMGGMLYAFPPCDFSQQYLQTALKTLGKLEEDHLVFVVVRDSP, from the coding sequence ATGAAGCGGCAGGCCGAGCGCGACGCGAGTCCGTCCAGAACGCTCGCCAAACGCGTCCGCGAGCGGGACCGAGAACGCGAACCGAACCCGCCGCTCGCGCTGCTGCTCGCCGAGAGCCGAGCGTATCACAAACGAAGCCGCAGCCGAGAGCGGGAAAAACCGCGGGTccgtgaggagagagagagtctgcATCACCGCCCGCATCATGAGCTGGGTCTGCTGGGTCGAGCCCCGCTCCGAACCACCGCGGTCCTGCCCAAAGGTAAGACCCCGTCCGCAGATGCGGTGGGCGCGCGACTGGAATACAAGACACTACTCATCAGCAACCTCGGATCGCAGCTCTCAGATGAACACGTAGAGGACGGACTGTTTCATGAGTTCAAAAAGTTCGGGGATGTGAGCGTCAAGCTGTCTCACACGCCGGAACTGGGTCGCGTTGCCTACGTCAACTTCAGACACACGGAAAACGCGCGGGAAGCTCGTCATGCAAAAACCAGATTGGTGCTGTATGATCGTCCTCTCAAAGTTGAGCCCATGTACATGCGGCGTCGCAGCGTCACGCCTCCAGATGTGAGTTATGTGTCTCTGCACAGTGCTGCCTACACTTACAGGCAGCGGTCACTTTCACCGGGCGCTGGGAGTAGTGCCCTGCGAGATATGAGGCCCAGGCATTACGTTGATGGTATGGGACTCAGCAGAGATCGTGTTTTGGACTATTACAGCGCTTTGGAGGAGAGAAGCCGTGTGTTTGCGTATCAGCTTCCCGAGGAGGACTTAAAACCAGAGGACGATCAGAGAGCCACAAGGAATCTGTTCATCGGCAACTTGGATCATAATATTTCTGAGGTGGAACTACGACAGGGATTTGACAAGTATGGGATTATTGAAGAAGTCGTTATCAAGCGGCCCGCCCGTGGACAAGGGGGCGCGTATGCTTTTCTTAAATTTCAGAACTTGGATATGGCCCACCGGGCCAAAGTGGCCATGCAGGGACGAATGATTAACGGCAACCCGATTAAGATCGGATACGGGAAGGCCAATCCGACGACTCGGCTCTGGGTGGGCGGACTTGCACCGAACACCTCGCTGGCTGCTTTAGCCCGTGAGTTTGATCGCTTTGGGAGTATTCGCACTATAGACTACGTGAAAGGAGATAATTTTGCTTACATTCATTACGAGAGTCTGGATGCGGCACAGGCAGCCTGCGCACAAATGCGCGGCTTCCCTCTGGGCGGTCCGAATCGTCGGCTGCGTGTGGATTTTGCTAAAGCTGAGGAGACGAGGGCGTACCCTCAACAATACCAGCCGCCTTTGCTCCCGCCTCCACATTACGAACTTCTAGCTGATGGTTTCGGACGCCACCACAGCCTAGAGAGAGAACTGAGAGCGAGGGCTCGCTCACCCTCGCACCCCCTGTTCGCGGAGCGAGAAAGAGAGCGGCTTTCGGACCGGGACTGGAGTCCGCCGAAAGGACTTGAGCGGCGGGCAAACCCAGAGGCGTTTGGGCGGGTCAGGCAGCGCAGCCGCAGTCGTAGCCGCAGCAGGGAGCGCTGGGTGAAGGAGCGAGAGCTAGAACGCGGGAAAAACTGGGAGGAGCGGCGCAAGCGAAGGAGCCTCAGTCCCATCGACCGTCCGGCAGAGGAACGTGGGAGGTCAAAGCTCAAAGGCGGGGCGCCGTCTACCCCCGAAGACAGTCCGGACAGGGGCCGCGGCCGTCTCCCGGACTCCACCTCAGAACCTCTCGATCACACCCCCGACATCAGCAGACACTCCAGCGACGAACGTCCTGCACAGGACGAACCTTTACATCCAAGAAAGGACGAGCGTGATCGCAACCACCACAAAAACGAGAGCAACCCTGACTCGCAGACAGACAAGTCCAAAACAGACTCCAAAAAGCCCAGCACGCTCTCCGAATACGCCCAGACGTTGAGTCGCGTGTGGCACGGCTCTCTCGTTCTCAAAAACAGCTGCTTCCCCACAAACATGCACATGCTCGAGGGGGGCGTGAACTTTCTCCACGCCCTCATGAGAGACAATCAAGCGGGCGGTTCCAAGATCACGCAGCTTAAAATCGCTCAGCGGCTGAGGTTGGATCAGCCCAAACTAGATGAGGTGACGCGACGCATCAAGCTGGGCAGCCCGGATGGCTACGCTGTCCTCCTCGCCGTCCAGGGCCCCATGGACCGAGACGCCCCTCCTCCAGAATCGGGCCTTCAACAGCGCCTTCTCCGCAACCTGGTGACGTACCTCAGGAACAAGCAGGCAGCAGGGGTCATCGGCTTGCCCCTCGGCGGCCCCAAAGAACGAGAGATGGGGGGCATGTTGTACGCCTTCCCTCCATGTGACTTCTCGCAGCAGTATCTCCAGACTGCTCTGAAAACTCTTGGGAAACTTGAGGAGGACCACCTGGTCTTCGTGGTTGTTAGAGACTCACCTTAA